A portion of the Lysinibacillus timonensis genome contains these proteins:
- a CDS encoding chemotaxis response regulator protein-glutamate methylesterase, giving the protein MNPSEKSKLLIVDDSAFMRKLISDFFNDNSRVEVIGTARNGNDALKKIQELKPDVVTLDVEMPELNGLDALKQIMEICPVPVIMLSSATQQGANSTLSAMEYGAVDFVTKPSGSISLDLHKIKEEIIYKVQSAANVSVSKLKKRQPAKNKVVNSTSRPIFIEKERGDHNVPLKHTYGKTVWNRHSKKIVLIGTSTGGPRALQEVMTRLPKNINAPVLIVQHMPPGFTRSLAERLNQLSNIRVKEAENGEVLQNGTAYISPGGYHLKLQKSGSQIQIVLDQTELPRSGHRPSVDVMFENVSHFTDLDKIAVIMTGMGNDGSKGLRTLKENGNVIAIAESQETCIVYGMPKAAVETNLVDEVTDVENISETIMRYLS; this is encoded by the coding sequence TTGAACCCTTCGGAAAAAAGTAAGCTTCTCATTGTAGATGACTCTGCTTTTATGAGAAAACTCATATCTGACTTTTTTAATGATAACTCCAGAGTAGAAGTTATTGGTACAGCTCGAAACGGAAATGATGCGTTGAAAAAAATTCAAGAGTTAAAGCCCGATGTTGTAACACTTGATGTTGAAATGCCTGAATTAAATGGTCTTGACGCGTTAAAGCAAATTATGGAAATTTGTCCGGTTCCAGTGATAATGCTTTCTAGTGCTACACAACAAGGGGCTAATTCAACCTTATCAGCAATGGAATATGGAGCAGTAGATTTTGTTACTAAGCCAAGTGGATCTATTTCCCTTGATTTACACAAAATCAAAGAAGAAATTATCTATAAGGTCCAGTCAGCAGCCAATGTTTCGGTGTCGAAGTTAAAAAAACGTCAACCGGCAAAAAATAAGGTTGTTAATAGTACATCAAGACCAATCTTTATTGAAAAAGAACGAGGAGACCATAATGTTCCTTTAAAACATACTTATGGAAAAACGGTATGGAATCGCCATTCAAAAAAAATAGTTCTAATTGGTACATCGACTGGCGGTCCAAGAGCATTACAGGAAGTGATGACGAGGCTACCCAAAAACATCAATGCACCGGTTTTAATAGTACAGCATATGCCACCTGGTTTTACTCGGTCATTGGCTGAAAGGTTAAACCAGTTGAGTAATATTCGTGTAAAAGAGGCAGAAAACGGTGAAGTTTTACAAAATGGAACTGCGTATATTTCACCTGGTGGCTATCATCTTAAACTTCAAAAATCCGGTAGCCAAATTCAAATAGTGCTTGATCAAACGGAACTCCCTCGATCAGGTCATCGGCCATCCGTCGATGTTATGTTTGAAAATGTGAGTCATTTTACTGATCTTGATAAAATTGCTGTTATTATGACAGGAATGGGAAATGATGGTTCAAAAGGGTTACGCACATTAAAGGAAAATGGAAATGTAATTGCAATAGCTGAGTCACAGGAAACTTGCATCGTATATGGAATGCCCAAAGCTGCAGTAGAAACAAATCTAGTGGATGAAGTTACAGATGTTGAAAATATTTCTGAGACAATTATGAGATATTTGTCATAA
- the pyrH gene encoding UMP kinase: MSVPQYKRVVIKISGEALAGEAGFGLSPKIIKSVAEDIKGVVELGVEVAVVVGGGNIWRGKVGSEMGMDRASADYMGMLATVMNSLALQDALEKLEIQTRVQSSIVMTQVAEPYIRRKAVRHLEKKRVVIFAAGTGNPFFSTDTTAALRAAEIDADAILMAKNNVDGVYSADPKTDKTAVKYDELTYLEVIQKGLQVMDSTASTLCMDNDIPLIVFSIMDKGNIKRAVLGEKIGTVVRRNF; this comes from the coding sequence ATGAGTGTGCCACAATACAAACGAGTAGTAATAAAAATTAGCGGTGAAGCATTAGCGGGAGAAGCAGGTTTTGGTCTATCTCCGAAAATCATTAAATCAGTCGCAGAAGACATTAAAGGAGTAGTTGAGTTAGGTGTAGAAGTTGCTGTCGTTGTAGGTGGCGGAAACATTTGGCGTGGCAAAGTCGGAAGTGAAATGGGGATGGATCGAGCATCGGCGGATTACATGGGAATGCTTGCAACAGTTATGAATTCGTTAGCATTACAAGATGCTCTTGAAAAATTGGAAATTCAAACACGTGTTCAATCATCCATTGTGATGACACAAGTGGCGGAACCATATATTCGTCGAAAAGCAGTGCGTCATTTAGAGAAAAAACGTGTTGTCATATTTGCAGCAGGAACTGGAAATCCATTCTTCTCGACTGACACTACAGCCGCATTACGTGCAGCTGAAATTGATGCAGATGCGATTTTAATGGCGAAAAATAATGTCGATGGTGTTTATTCAGCGGATCCAAAAACTGACAAAACAGCCGTTAAATATGATGAACTCACATATTTAGAAGTTATCCAAAAGGGATTACAGGTAATGGATTCAACTGCTTCCACTTTATGTATGGACAACGACATCCCATTAATAGTATTCTCTATTATGGATAAAGGTAATATTAAACGTGCCGTTCTTGGTGAAAAAATAGGAACAGTAGTTAGGAGGAATTTTTAA
- a CDS encoding chemotaxis protein CheA: MEMNQYLEMFIEESKENLQACSDNLLELEKNPEDLTIVNEIFRSAHTLKGMSATMGYEDLADLTHKMENVLDAIRNHKIIVNSDILDVVFESVDHLEEMIMDIADGGDGKRDVKETVAKLKAIENGQPIKISNPVIKAVEEIAVTSIAVQNESPNLQYDDYEKTVIQQSSEQDFNIFEMTIMLREDCLLKAARVFMVFDILEKNGDVIKTVPSVDQLEEENFDQQFQVAYITKDSAEEIQKKVMKVSEVDQVVVQNLSNDMFMSTTPEVLENVTPINDVEELVEPEQTTVVENSSKQKPTNNNSKSPAHASSKTIRVSIERLDILMNLFEELVIDRGRLQSIATEVNHSELNETVERMSRTMGDLQNIVLTMRMVPVETVFNRFPKMVRSLSRDLQKKINLEIIGAETELDRTVIDEIGDPLVHLIRNSLDHGIESPEVRRAKGKPEEGTVILRAYHSGNYVFIEIEDDGAGINRDKVLRKAIEKGIVTKESALSLSEKQINELILASGFSTAEVISDISGRGVGLDVVKATIESLGGSISIESTQDVGSIFSIQLPLTLSIISVMLVEIEKEMYAIPLSSIIETSIIRKSEILNAHNQKVIDFRGKVVPLIYLDEVFDVPRDNVMDDEYQSVVIVRKGEKLAALVVDSFIGQQEIVLKSLGNYLTNIFAISGATILGNGKVALIVDCNALVM, encoded by the coding sequence ATGGAAATGAACCAATACTTAGAGATGTTCATTGAAGAAAGTAAAGAAAATTTACAAGCTTGTAGTGACAATTTATTAGAATTAGAGAAAAATCCAGAAGATTTAACGATTGTAAATGAAATTTTCCGTTCTGCCCATACATTAAAAGGTATGTCTGCCACTATGGGTTATGAAGATCTAGCAGATTTAACTCATAAAATGGAAAACGTACTAGACGCAATTCGCAACCATAAAATTATAGTAAACTCTGACATTCTAGATGTTGTATTTGAATCGGTTGATCATCTTGAAGAAATGATTATGGACATTGCTGATGGTGGTGATGGCAAACGGGATGTGAAAGAAACAGTTGCTAAGTTAAAAGCTATTGAAAATGGTCAGCCGATTAAAATTAGTAATCCTGTAATTAAAGCAGTGGAAGAAATTGCAGTAACCTCTATTGCAGTACAAAATGAATCACCGAATTTGCAATATGATGATTATGAAAAGACAGTCATTCAACAGTCTTCAGAGCAAGATTTTAATATCTTTGAGATGACAATTATGTTACGTGAAGATTGTTTATTAAAAGCAGCTCGTGTCTTTATGGTATTTGATATTTTAGAGAAAAACGGAGATGTTATCAAGACTGTTCCATCGGTGGACCAACTAGAGGAGGAAAACTTCGACCAACAGTTCCAAGTGGCGTATATAACAAAAGATTCAGCTGAAGAGATTCAAAAAAAGGTTATGAAGGTTTCAGAAGTAGATCAAGTAGTAGTACAAAATCTTTCCAACGATATGTTCATGTCAACTACGCCTGAAGTACTGGAGAATGTGACGCCTATAAACGATGTCGAAGAACTTGTAGAGCCAGAACAAACAACTGTAGTAGAAAACAGCAGTAAACAAAAACCTACAAACAACAATTCGAAATCACCAGCACATGCATCAAGTAAAACAATTCGTGTAAGCATTGAGCGATTAGATATTTTAATGAATTTATTTGAAGAACTTGTAATTGATCGAGGACGATTACAATCAATTGCTACAGAAGTGAATCATTCAGAGTTAAATGAAACGGTTGAGCGAATGAGTCGTACAATGGGTGATTTACAAAACATTGTCCTAACAATGCGAATGGTGCCTGTTGAAACGGTATTTAACCGATTCCCTAAAATGGTACGCTCATTATCTCGTGATTTACAAAAGAAAATTAATCTCGAAATTATCGGCGCTGAAACAGAGTTAGATCGAACTGTAATTGATGAGATTGGTGATCCATTAGTTCACTTAATTCGCAATTCCCTTGACCATGGTATTGAAAGTCCTGAAGTTCGACGAGCGAAAGGAAAACCAGAAGAAGGTACGGTTATTTTACGTGCTTATCATAGTGGTAACTATGTATTTATTGAAATTGAAGATGATGGAGCGGGTATTAATCGTGACAAAGTGCTTCGTAAAGCAATTGAAAAAGGCATTGTTACTAAAGAGAGTGCTCTTTCTTTATCAGAAAAACAGATTAACGAATTAATACTAGCATCAGGCTTCTCAACCGCTGAAGTAATCTCTGATATTTCAGGTCGTGGCGTTGGACTGGATGTAGTTAAAGCTACTATTGAGTCTTTAGGAGGAAGTATTTCTATTGAATCAACTCAAGATGTAGGTTCAATCTTCTCTATTCAATTACCTTTAACTTTATCAATTATTTCTGTCATGTTAGTAGAAATTGAGAAAGAAATGTATGCAATCCCACTTTCATCAATAATTGAAACATCTATTATTCGTAAATCAGAAATTCTCAATGCACATAATCAAAAAGTAATCGACTTTAGAGGTAAAGTAGTTCCATTAATTTACTTAGACGAAGTTTTTGATGTACCACGTGACAATGTAATGGATGATGAATATCAATCTGTTGTAATCGTTCGTAAAGGAGAAAAGCTTGCAGCATTAGTAGTTGATTCATTTATCGGTCAACAAGAAATTGTACTAAAATCTTTAGGCAATTATTTAACGAATATATTTGCGATTTCCGGTGCAACAATCTTAGGTAATGGTAAAGTTGCATTAATCGTAGATTGTAATGCTTTAGTCATGTAA
- the rpsB gene encoding 30S ribosomal protein S2 — MSVISMKQLLEAGVHFGHQTRRWNPKMKKYIFVERNGIYIIDLQKTVKKLEEAYDFMRQVGQDGGKVLFVGTKKQAQEAIEEEAIRSGNYFINQRWLGGTLTNFGTIQKRVARMKEIERMEEDGTFDVLPKKEVIQLKKEHERLVKFLGGIRDMAEIPDVMFVVDPRKERIAVAEARKLNIPIVGIVDTNCDPDEIDYVIPANDDAIRAVKLLTAKMADALIESKQGESEAPAAEEVVVAE, encoded by the coding sequence ATGTCAGTAATTTCAATGAAACAATTACTTGAAGCTGGTGTACATTTCGGTCACCAAACTCGCCGTTGGAACCCAAAAATGAAAAAATACATTTTTGTAGAACGTAACGGTATCTATATTATCGATTTACAAAAAACAGTTAAGAAGTTAGAAGAAGCTTACGACTTCATGCGCCAAGTTGGCCAAGATGGTGGTAAAGTTCTTTTCGTTGGTACGAAAAAACAAGCTCAAGAAGCGATTGAAGAAGAAGCGATCCGTTCAGGTAACTACTTCATCAACCAACGTTGGTTAGGTGGTACTTTAACAAACTTCGGTACAATTCAAAAACGTGTTGCACGTATGAAAGAAATCGAAAGAATGGAAGAAGACGGAACTTTTGATGTTCTTCCTAAAAAAGAAGTTATCCAACTTAAAAAAGAACACGAACGTCTTGTTAAATTCTTAGGCGGTATTCGTGATATGGCAGAAATTCCGGACGTAATGTTCGTTGTTGACCCAAGAAAAGAGCGTATTGCTGTTGCTGAAGCTCGTAAATTAAATATTCCTATCGTAGGTATTGTTGATACAAACTGTGATCCAGATGAAATCGACTATGTAATCCCTGCAAACGACGATGCTATCCGCGCTGTTAAATTATTAACTGCTAAAATGGCTGATGCTCTAATTGAGTCTAAACAAGGTGAATCTGAAGCTCCAGCGGCTGAAGAAGTAGTAGTAGCTGAGTAA
- a CDS encoding MinD/ParA family protein, with protein sequence MRDQAEKLRMKMLENVGSLGRSIAVVSGKGGVGKSNFTTNFAVLLANIGKKVVVLDMDIGMGNVNILIGKTAHYNLIDYLEGRSTLDQIIQDGPNDLKYISGGSGLSTIVQWSAKMFESLIEAFETLQKSYDYILFDMGAGATNWSLDLLTSVDEIIVISTTEPTSVTDAYSMMKFIYLRDASKKFYLVVNRTYSLEEGKDTVGRLQSTMKKFLHKEVNVLGSLPEDASVRKAVIEQIPFSIAYPNAPITKTLGEIVNRFVHHQTEEVYAHEKPTSFLNKLRSIFSKGSV encoded by the coding sequence ATGAGAGATCAAGCAGAAAAGTTGAGAATGAAAATGTTGGAAAATGTTGGGTCCTTAGGAAGATCGATAGCCGTTGTTAGTGGTAAGGGCGGTGTAGGTAAGAGTAATTTTACAACCAATTTTGCAGTTTTACTGGCGAATATCGGAAAAAAAGTAGTAGTCCTCGACATGGACATTGGAATGGGGAATGTCAATATTTTGATAGGCAAAACAGCCCACTATAATCTAATAGATTATCTTGAAGGCCGTTCTACGCTTGACCAAATTATTCAGGATGGCCCAAATGACTTGAAATATATATCAGGCGGATCGGGTCTATCGACCATTGTACAATGGTCAGCTAAGATGTTCGAATCATTAATTGAAGCATTTGAAACACTGCAAAAGTCCTACGATTACATTTTGTTTGATATGGGGGCCGGAGCTACAAATTGGTCCTTAGATCTTTTAACTTCAGTTGATGAAATTATCGTTATCTCTACAACAGAACCAACATCCGTAACAGATGCTTATTCAATGATGAAATTTATCTATCTTAGAGATGCAAGCAAGAAATTTTATTTAGTCGTTAATAGGACCTACTCATTAGAAGAAGGCAAGGACACTGTTGGTCGACTACAAAGTACAATGAAAAAGTTCTTGCATAAAGAAGTAAACGTTCTCGGTTCATTACCTGAGGATGCATCCGTCCGTAAAGCCGTAATAGAGCAAATACCATTTTCAATTGCTTATCCCAATGCACCGATAACGAAAACTTTGGGTGAAATAGTGAATCGATTTGTTCACCATCAAACTGAAGAAGTTTATGCACACGAAAAACCTACTTCATTTTTGAATAAGTTACGAAGTATCTTTTCGAAAGGAAGTGTTTAA
- a CDS encoding RNA polymerase subunit sigma, translating into MSLKAVELQIAIPKTLDAGKIADQHQQNVIQQQHFANEAVKKESERKQVTVNETGSSEKISEDKNGQNNKNGSDANHHDNQQKSQSLQEVEHPYKGHFFDFSG; encoded by the coding sequence ATGAGTTTGAAAGCTGTAGAATTACAAATCGCAATTCCAAAAACATTGGATGCGGGAAAAATAGCTGATCAACATCAGCAGAACGTCATTCAACAGCAACATTTTGCGAATGAAGCTGTTAAAAAAGAATCAGAACGAAAACAAGTCACTGTTAATGAAACAGGATCTTCAGAAAAAATTTCTGAAGATAAAAATGGTCAAAATAACAAAAATGGTTCTGATGCTAACCATCATGATAATCAGCAAAAAAGCCAGTCATTACAAGAGGTTGAACATCCATATAAAGGACATTTTTTTGATTTCAGTGGATAG
- a CDS encoding chemotaxis protein CheD, producing MKTSCSTEVVKVGIAQMDVVKTPNTIRTSGLGSCVGVVLYDESKKVAGLVHVMLPDSSLGKTATINNAKFADTGIKGLINLLKQEGIQPIRLKAKIAGGAQMFQFTTNKDSMRIGPRNVEAVKKELEKFHIPVVAEDTGGNSGRTIEFNPETCMLNIRTVNQGVSEI from the coding sequence ATGAAAACATCTTGTTCAACGGAAGTGGTAAAAGTGGGTATTGCCCAAATGGATGTAGTAAAAACGCCTAATACAATTAGGACATCTGGACTCGGTTCATGTGTTGGAGTTGTTCTTTACGATGAATCGAAAAAGGTTGCTGGATTAGTTCATGTAATGTTGCCGGACTCAAGCTTAGGTAAAACGGCAACCATTAATAACGCTAAATTCGCTGACACAGGTATTAAAGGCCTAATTAACCTGCTAAAACAGGAAGGTATACAACCAATACGATTAAAGGCAAAAATTGCTGGTGGTGCACAAATGTTTCAATTTACAACGAACAAAGATTCAATGAGAATTGGACCAAGAAATGTTGAGGCAGTAAAGAAAGAACTCGAGAAATTCCACATCCCCGTAGTTGCAGAGGATACGGGTGGAAATAGTGGGCGAACAATTGAATTCAATCCTGAAACATGTATGTTAAATATTCGAACGGTTAATCAAGGAGTGAGTGAAATATGA
- a CDS encoding chemotaxis protein CheC: protein MSNFNSIHLDVLKEIGNIGAAHAATALSDLLGKKIDMRVPKVEMASFNDMLDFAGDPENVVVGIYLRVEGDVEGSMFFILPVEQANQFIKKLINDDCFDFNHKPISELGISAMQELGNILSGSYLSALSDFTGLKIYPTVPGLCVDMFGAIITIGLIEISHVSDHVIVINTSIFEDGVEDSEEVRGSFFLLPNPESFESIFKALGVE from the coding sequence ATGAGTAATTTTAATTCTATTCATTTAGATGTTCTTAAAGAGATAGGAAATATCGGGGCAGCACATGCTGCAACTGCTTTATCAGATTTACTTGGTAAAAAAATTGATATGCGTGTACCTAAAGTGGAGATGGCCAGTTTTAACGATATGCTGGATTTTGCAGGTGATCCAGAAAACGTAGTCGTTGGAATTTATCTTCGTGTCGAAGGCGATGTTGAAGGAAGCATGTTCTTTATATTACCTGTTGAACAAGCTAATCAATTTATAAAAAAATTAATTAATGATGATTGTTTTGATTTTAATCATAAGCCTATTTCTGAACTTGGCATATCTGCCATGCAGGAGTTAGGAAATATTTTGTCAGGATCATATTTATCTGCTTTATCAGACTTTACTGGTTTGAAAATTTATCCAACAGTTCCTGGTCTTTGCGTTGATATGTTTGGCGCTATTATAACAATTGGTTTAATTGAAATTTCTCACGTGAGTGACCATGTCATTGTTATTAATACATCCATTTTTGAAGACGGGGTAGAAGATTCGGAAGAAGTTCGCGGGTCTTTCTTCTTACTTCCTAATCCTGAATCCTTTGAGTCAATTTTCAAAGCATTGGGAGTGGAATAA
- a CDS encoding chemotaxis protein CheW: MTSLVDQDYVKVIVFQLADKEYAIPVSNVQGIEKMMHITRVPKAEKYVKGVINLRGVVTPIIDLRERFGLPTSEYIDSTRIIIVTLENMEVGFVVDSANDVIDIPINAIEHQPSVVGTAEVDFISGVAKIEQRLLILLHLEKVLNLESKIS, encoded by the coding sequence ATGACCAGTTTAGTTGATCAAGACTATGTAAAGGTAATTGTTTTCCAGTTAGCTGACAAAGAATATGCAATTCCAGTATCAAATGTTCAAGGAATTGAAAAAATGATGCACATTACTCGTGTGCCCAAAGCAGAAAAGTACGTAAAAGGGGTCATCAATCTACGTGGAGTAGTTACACCGATAATCGATTTACGTGAGCGTTTTGGTTTACCAACCTCAGAATATATCGATTCAACTAGAATTATTATTGTTACACTTGAAAATATGGAAGTTGGATTTGTAGTGGATTCTGCAAATGATGTAATAGATATTCCAATAAATGCGATTGAGCACCAACCAAGCGTAGTAGGAACTGCAGAAGTTGATTTTATTTCTGGTGTGGCTAAAATTGAACAACGTTTACTTATTTTATTGCATTTAGAAAAAGTGTTAAATCTTGAAAGTAAAATTAGCTAG
- the tsf gene encoding translation elongation factor Ts: MAITAQLVKELREKTGAGMMDCKKALVETNGDIDAAIDFLREKGLSQAAKKADRIAAEGTTYILAEGNEAVILEVNAETDFVAKNDKFQVLVSSLAKTLLDSKPESVEAALELVNAEGVKVADQISAAVATIGEKITLRRFEVKTKTDADAFGSYLHMGGRIGVLVVLEGSTNEEAAKDVAMHIAAINPKYVSRDEVSQEEVERERKVLTEQALNEGKPENIVAKMVEGRLGKFFEEICLLDQTFVKNSDQKVRDFVKSAGGNVTSFVRFAVGEGIEKREDNFAEEVMNQVKGNN; this comes from the coding sequence ATGGCAATTACTGCACAATTAGTAAAAGAACTACGTGAAAAAACTGGCGCAGGTATGATGGACTGCAAAAAAGCACTTGTAGAAACAAATGGAGATATCGATGCTGCAATTGACTTCTTACGTGAAAAAGGTTTATCTCAAGCTGCTAAAAAAGCTGACCGTATCGCTGCAGAAGGTACTACTTACATTTTGGCTGAAGGAAATGAAGCTGTTATCTTAGAAGTTAACGCAGAAACTGACTTCGTAGCGAAAAATGATAAGTTCCAAGTTTTAGTGTCAAGTCTTGCAAAAACATTGTTAGATTCTAAACCTGAATCTGTAGAAGCTGCTCTAGAATTAGTAAATGCTGAAGGCGTAAAAGTTGCTGACCAAATTTCTGCAGCTGTAGCAACAATTGGTGAAAAAATTACTTTACGTCGTTTCGAAGTGAAAACTAAAACGGATGCTGATGCTTTCGGTTCTTATTTACACATGGGTGGAAGAATTGGTGTATTAGTAGTACTTGAAGGTTCAACTAATGAAGAAGCTGCAAAAGATGTTGCTATGCACATTGCTGCAATTAATCCTAAATACGTTTCTCGTGATGAAGTATCACAAGAAGAGGTTGAACGTGAACGCAAAGTTTTAACTGAACAAGCATTAAACGAAGGTAAACCAGAAAATATCGTTGCAAAAATGGTAGAAGGTCGCCTTGGCAAATTCTTCGAAGAAATTTGCTTACTTGATCAAACATTCGTTAAAAACTCTGATCAAAAAGTACGTGACTTCGTTAAATCTGCTGGTGGTAACGTAACTTCATTTGTACGCTTCGCTGTTGGTGAAGGTATCGAAAAACGTGAAGATAACTTCGCTGAAGAAGTAATGAACCAAGTTAAAGGTAATAACTAA
- the flhF gene encoding flagellar biosynthesis protein FlhF, translated as MKMKKYIAPSIAEAMKSVRAELGEDAVIINSKVVETKKLFGLMKRKHFEVLAGIDDIELHPPKERLPDLDFERKTNVEKRTQLVEKQDDHKVDLELKKELADLKLMLKSIQRQSFAGQYPEQLLPIVEFLKHQELSDELITAISDELFAHYKNANSQLSNKELWSFIEEWLKRKLSRLPIGGLTYEKKFINVFGPTGVGKTTTIAKMAARAVLEKKKKIGFITTDTYRIAAIEQLKTYANLLQAPIEIVYNSTDYKNAVEKMANVDLVFIDTAGRNYKEKKYVNDLKQMIQFDEEVESFLLLSLTAKENDMESIADQFNNIPIDKFIFTKIDETNSIGTMFNLMIKYNKGLAYYTDGQEVPEDIQEANIDKLLELFFQGEFK; from the coding sequence ATGAAAATGAAAAAATATATAGCACCTTCAATTGCAGAAGCGATGAAATCAGTACGAGCAGAGTTAGGCGAAGATGCAGTAATTATTAATTCAAAGGTAGTGGAAACAAAAAAGTTATTTGGATTAATGAAAAGGAAGCATTTTGAAGTACTAGCGGGAATTGATGATATTGAGCTACATCCTCCTAAAGAACGTTTACCAGATTTAGACTTTGAGCGTAAAACAAATGTTGAAAAACGCACTCAATTGGTAGAGAAACAAGATGATCATAAAGTTGATTTAGAATTAAAAAAGGAACTTGCAGATTTAAAATTAATGTTGAAGTCTATTCAAAGACAATCTTTTGCAGGTCAATATCCTGAACAGTTATTACCGATTGTTGAGTTTCTTAAACATCAAGAGCTTTCTGATGAGCTCATCACCGCAATAAGTGATGAGCTTTTTGCACATTACAAAAACGCAAATTCTCAACTATCTAATAAAGAGCTTTGGAGCTTCATTGAAGAATGGTTGAAAAGGAAATTATCTCGACTTCCAATTGGCGGATTAACTTATGAGAAAAAATTCATCAATGTCTTTGGACCTACTGGAGTAGGCAAAACCACAACAATAGCTAAAATGGCAGCTCGAGCTGTTCTAGAAAAGAAGAAGAAAATTGGCTTTATTACAACCGATACGTATCGTATAGCTGCAATTGAACAATTAAAAACTTATGCAAATCTTTTACAGGCACCTATTGAAATTGTCTATAATTCAACCGATTATAAAAATGCGGTAGAAAAAATGGCAAATGTCGATCTTGTATTTATTGACACGGCAGGACGAAATTACAAAGAAAAAAAATACGTTAATGATTTAAAACAAATGATCCAGTTTGATGAAGAAGTGGAATCATTTCTTCTGCTTTCATTAACTGCCAAAGAAAATGATATGGAGTCCATCGCAGATCAATTCAATAATATTCCAATCGATAAGTTTATATTTACAAAAATCGATGAAACAAATTCTATTGGCACTATGTTTAATTTAATGATTAAATATAATAAAGGACTTGCTTACTATACGGATGGTCAAGAAGTACCAGAAGATATACAAGAAGCGAATATAGATAAACTATTAGAATTATTCTTCCAAGGTGAATTCAAATGA
- a CDS encoding FliA/WhiG family RNA polymerase sigma factor, producing the protein MVQPTYDEQKLWNSWINNRDPQAGDLLIKKYKSLVSYHVQRMSAGLPKNVSRDELMSLGMMGLFDALNKFDLNRDLKFDTYASFRVRGAIIDGLRKEDWLPRSAREKAKKMEAQIEKLEQKLMRHATPEELAEYMEVPIDDVYQTVQEYFFSNVLSINEQQDQDDQEGKEFVIRDEQTKTPEESAVHTELIDDLVRNIQNLSEKEQLVLSLFYTEEMTLTEIGEVLNLSTSRISQIHSKALFKLRKLLNSEMLNV; encoded by the coding sequence ATGGTACAACCAACTTACGATGAACAAAAACTGTGGAATAGCTGGATAAATAATCGAGATCCCCAAGCTGGTGATTTACTTATAAAAAAATACAAATCATTGGTTTCTTACCATGTTCAAAGAATGAGCGCCGGATTACCTAAAAACGTCTCACGTGATGAGCTGATGAGCTTAGGAATGATGGGACTTTTTGATGCGTTAAATAAATTTGACTTAAATCGCGATCTAAAGTTTGACACATATGCATCCTTCCGTGTTAGAGGAGCAATCATAGATGGTTTGAGAAAAGAAGATTGGTTACCTCGCTCAGCACGAGAGAAAGCGAAGAAAATGGAGGCGCAAATTGAAAAACTAGAACAGAAATTAATGCGCCACGCCACACCAGAAGAGTTAGCAGAGTATATGGAAGTTCCAATTGATGATGTTTACCAAACAGTTCAAGAATATTTCTTTTCGAATGTATTATCTATAAATGAACAACAGGATCAGGATGACCAAGAAGGTAAAGAGTTTGTTATTCGCGATGAACAAACGAAAACACCAGAGGAAAGTGCAGTGCACACTGAATTAATAGATGATCTTGTTCGAAATATACAAAACCTAAGTGAAAAAGAACAGCTTGTACTAAGCCTTTTTTATACAGAAGAAATGACACTTACCGAGATTGGTGAAGTACTGAATCTTTCGACATCACGAATTTCACAAATCCATTCAAAAGCATTGTTTAAGTTAAGAAAGCTATTGAATTCTGAAATGTTAAACGTGTAA